Proteins encoded together in one Cicer arietinum cultivar CDC Frontier isolate Library 1 chromosome 4, Cicar.CDCFrontier_v2.0, whole genome shotgun sequence window:
- the LOC105852875 gene encoding alcohol acyl transferase 1 allele GSd-like — protein MSKSIDLPDCYNYKPPVTITPCAPTPNHCLYLSNLDDLMYQRLYFNRIYIFKKSVEVDTLKSSLSRVLVDYYPLAGRLRTSSEDENKLVVDCNGEGVLFAEASMDITAEELLIPCMTQHKSLKKLKCKGNTKKMLDNPLLLIQVRTCESPNTQSFDFKHEMHIANVGV, from the coding sequence atgtcaaaatccATTGATCTCCCAGATTGTTACAATTATAAGCCACCAGTTACAATCACCCCATGTGCACCAACACCAAATCACTGTCTCTATCTCTCTAATCTTGATGACCTAATGTACCAGAGGCTTTACTTCAATCGGATTTATATCTTCAAGAAATCTGTAGAGGTAGATACCTTAAAATCTTCTCTATCAAGAGTTTTGGTGGATTACTACCCTTTAGCTGGGAGGTTGAGGACAAGCAGTGAGGATGAGAACAAGTTGGTGGTGGATTGCAATGGAGAAGGTGTTTTGTTTGCTGAGGCTTCCATGGATATCACTGCTGAAGAATTACTCATTCCTTGCATGACACAACATAAGTCATTGAAGAAACTTAAGTGCAAGGGGAATACTAAAAAAATGTTAGATAATCCTCTTCTTCTAATTCAGGTTAGAACATGTGAATCCCCTAACACACAGTCATTTGATTTTAAACATGAAATGCATATTGCAAACGTTGGAGTTTGA
- the LOC101514232 gene encoding alcohol acyl transferase 1 allele GSd-like codes for MSKSIDFPDCYNYKPPTTITPCAPTPNHSLYLSNLDDLMYHRFYGSEIYIFKKSVKADILKSSLSRVLVDYYPLAGRLRTSSEDENKLVVDCNGEGVLFAEASIDITAEELLIPCMTQHKSLKKLKCKGNTKKMLDNPLLLIQVTNLRCGGMILFISLNHVLLDGTGISQFLNDWAHLTKNPNSNLTIKPYHNREMLKIREPPQIKFPHPVYIKEPEHTNLERNYLMWFITQTIVYTSITFGANEIFRLRKQCTTSLFKYVTDFEVILAHTWRSMTKSLNMSPTRVVNICFTANIRKKLKLPKGFYGNAFVLVSAESTVKDLVNSNNLDYCIKCVQQAKSYLDDEEYIRSSVDLLKDKTLIVNESINVFASQLNKLGIQDLDFGEGKPFHVEIFDNDFGALLLPVIGDPNAVRVIIPISKNSVDKYHHYMTEIESWEQDE; via the exons atgtcaaaatccATTGATTTTCCAGATTGTTACAATTATAAGCCACCAACTACAATCACCCCTTGTGCACCAACACCAAATCACTCTCTCTATCTCTCTAATCTTGATGACCTAATGTACCACAGGTTTTACGGCAGTGAGATTTATATCTTCAAGAAATCTGTAAAGGCAGATATCTTAAAATCTTCTCTATCAAGAGTTTTGGTGGATTACTACCCTTTAGCTGGGAGGTTGAGGACAAGCAGTGAGGATGAGAACAAGTTGGTGGTGGATTGCAATGGAGAAGGTGTTTTGTTTGCTGAGGCTTCCATCGATATCACTGCTGAAGAATTACTCATTCCTTGCATGACACAACATAAGTCATTGAAGAAACTTAAGTGCAAGGGGAATACTAAAAAAATGTTAGATAATCCTCTTCTTCTAATTCAG gTGACGAATCTTCGTTGCGGAGGAATGATCTTATTCATATCGTTAAATCATGTCTTGTTGGATGGCACTGGCATATCacaatttttgaatgattggGCTCATCTTACCAAAAATCCCAATAGTAATTTGACAATTAAACCTTATCATAATCGAGAAATGTTGAAAATTCGAGAACCCCCACAAATAAAATTCCCTCACCCAGTATACATCAAAGAACCGGAACATACTAATCTTGAACGAAACTATTTAATGTGGTTCATAACCCAGACAATTGTCTATACATCAATCACCTTTGGAGCCAACGAGATATTTCGCTTAAGAAAACAATGTACAACGTCATTATTCAAGTACGTCACAGACTTTGAAGTGATACTAGCACACACATGGCGCTCAATGACAAAATCTTTGAACATGTCTCCAACACGTGTTGTGAATATTTGTTTCACTGCAAATATTAGAAAGAAATTGAAACTTCCAAAAGGATTTTATGGGAATGCGTTTGTTCTCGTTTCCGCTGAGAGTACAGTGAAAGATTTAGTGAATTCTAATAATCTAGATTATTGTATAAAATGTGTACAACAAGCCAAGAGTTATTTGGATGATGAGGAGTATATTAGGTCATCGGTTGATTTGTTGAAGGACAAAACATTAATTGTCAATGAATCCATTAATGTTTTTGCAtcacaattaaataaattagggatTCAAGATTTGGATTTTGGAGAAGGGAAGCCTTTTCATGTGGAAATTTTTGATAATGATTTTGGTGCCCTTCTTTTACCTGTAATTGGAGATCCTAATGCGGTTAGAGTTATTATTCCAATTTCCAAGAATTCTGTGGACAAATATCATCACTATATGACAGAGATAGAGAGTTGGGAACAAGATGAATAA